cgtGAGACCAAAacaattttagcatgtaaaatctccttatatgatattataccaaaaccatagcataactggttaatacgtttttacatgctaaaactgagacgaaaattattacttttactcatttctcaaaactacagcacctcagtaagtaaaatttcaagggaagctttctactatcataatcttcaaactgtgcaagtttaatgtttatctgtggacattgtgttttttgttaggaaaaagtacatatcaATACCCTTTAACGGTGCTTTCTGTACATATAGTTGTTAcgataaacaaaagtaaaggtttttatattgttgttttaGTAACTTTATTTTTGTACTAGTCATATAAGTAGGATAATAAAGGTGCTTCGCAAAAATGTATCTATATTCAAATTTAATGGTGAGaggtttacattttaaaggTTATTTTTGCAGCAGGCGAAGAAGTTACAAACTTTTAGTTGGATTTTTGGAACAATCAAAGAAACATCTGTCAAAGATAAGTTTAGTAAAACGTACAAATGaacttttgtttaatttgatGCCTCTGAAAAATGTTAAACCGCTGTTTTTTCAGAGTTGTTAAAAAGTTAGATTATTAAACTTCTACAAAATTTAATCTCTACATAcctcgttcttttttattttccatCCTTTAAATGACAAAATACAATCTTTAACAATTCGTTCAGGAAAAGGTCAAAATTTGCATTATTTCAGCTAAAAATTGTTTAGTTTGTTGTGAAcggaaaaaatgtacaaaatgtaaagaaaatgcgaaaataatgaataaaattaTTGTGGAGGGTAACAATTTATTTTCTCGTTTGAGAGAATGACAGAATTGATAAGAAAACAACTTGCTTCTAAGATCACAGAATTTCGTTAAAACTTActcggtctaatgatgataatagaaaacatcctttgaaatatttctgcctgaaatgtcatacttgatgagaaataaatgaaactaatttacagttttattaatgttttgtttttaatcaacgtcatgcaaaatgtgtaaccgtttttttactattttctcgtgacccggaacttgattgattgatctcaaacttctaccggtttgtcattttatgatTGATTACATAACGTGCTAACACTGTCAGCATCTCTTTTGTTAGCCAAAataaattctgtaatgtttctttactAGCATGTTACCACATCGAGACCTAAAGGCAGCTAGCCTCCGGCCTGCCATTGGGAAATCTTCTATTTGAAAAGACACTTCCGATAGAAAACTTAGAGGAGTCTAGACGACCGAAAATCTAGATGGCACATgaccgaaagtgcagctgccGGAAATCGGACCAATCAAACACATAcgtatctacatgtatatggaaagctttaatattggtaattgtcaaacaccagtattctcacttggtgtatctcaacaaaggcataacataacaaacctgtgaaaattttagctcaattggtcgtcgaagttgcgagataataatgaaagaaaaaacaccattgtcacaggtagtgccttcagatgcttgattgtgatccctccaaatctaattctgatgtctcaaaatcaaattcgcggaaaattacttctttcttgaaatctatgttacttcagagggagcagtttctcgcaatggtttatactaacagctctacattgcttgttaccaagataagtttttatgctaacatatattttgagtagttaccaatagatacctcggaccaatcaatcACATGGAAAGCTTACTCACATCAGGTTTAtccaacaaaataattgtatccaatgaaacaaTTGCATCCAATGAAATAGTTGTTGGTGAAACTAGTGCAGATAATGAATGATAACAGTCACATGAACATGCCTGGATGCAAGTCATGGTTTTTTACCAAGACATAGAGGGCGCACTCACAGTGTCATGCATTGAACTATAAAAAGGGTTGATCAAAGCCACAGAAACACAGTAGTATTTCCACACAGGGCTTCTGCAAACTACTTTAAATTTACCATAAAACATAACGATCTCAACTGGTTTATAGGAAATAAaccctccttaaaggcagtggacactattggcagtaacaaaaaataattattaccataaaaccttaattggtaacaagtaatggggagagaatgatagtattaaaacattgtgaggaacagtttttgagaaagaagtaattttccacaaaataatttggttttgagacctcagaattagattttgaggtctcaaaatcaagcatctgaaagcacacaacttgtgacaagggttgtttttctttcattcttatcttgcaacttcgacaaccaattgagctcaaatattcacaggtttgttattttatgcatgttgatatacaccaagtgagaagattggtctttgacaattaccaatagtgtccagttgtCTTTActgggaaggtacacgtttggtaattgtcaaagaccagtcttctcacttagtgtatcccaacataagcataaaataacaagcctgtgaaaatttgagctaaatcagtcatcaaagttgtgagcaaatgatgagagaaaaaacacccttgttggacgaatttgtgtgctttcagataggaataaagaaGTCTCAtagtattttagtgagaaatgacctctttctcaaaatctatgctacttcaaagagagccatttctcacaatgtttcatactatcaacagctctccaatgctcgttaccaagtcagtttttaagttaatatttgttttgagtaattaccaaacatgtaccttccctttaagtgtctACAAGCGGTACAAAAACTCCCCATTTTCGTCAAAGAACTCATTTCCCCTTTGAATGATCTTAGGTGGACCAGATTCCTCAGTAACATACATATAGGTCTCTGGCTTCTCCATATCAATGTTCAGTTCCTCCTCCACTTCACTTTCTTGCAACTCAACTTCAGTTCTATATTTCAATCCAAATTTGTTGGTTCCATTAAATGACTTCTTCCCTCTTGCCCGTGTATCAACGAGAGAATACTTGTCACTGATTGTAAGATTCTTTTTCTCTTCCAGAGTCACATTTTGACTGTATGTTTTTGATCTTGGGTTATTCTGGAGTGGGGCTTTCCTCGAGTACGCTCTAGAATGTGCCGGCAAGGCACTCTTGTTGACTGTTTTCTCATCAGTTATTCTCTGTTGCGGTGGGTAAGTATCTTTTTCGGCTGACTGAACCTTGGCAGTGTTTTGGTTTGGAGCAAACTGGTTTGAAGACGCTGGTAAAGTGATTCTAGTCTTGCCTCCTTGTTGTCCTTTTGTAAAAGAAGACTCCAGGGCTCTCTGAGTGCCTGTGAATTTAGTCTTCCTGGTGGCCTTTTCCGGGAGATATCCTGCAAGAAGATTCACCTTCTCATTCTGTTTCATCCTAGTCTTCTCTGTTGGTGAAAATTTGCTCTTTAACACCTTGATAACCAAATCCCGGGAAATCCCAAAACTTGTGGCTAATTTCTTTGTGGTCCACTCTTCACCATTCTCCTGTTTCAGGTAGCGAATCTGCTCAATTGTATCCCAACTTAGGGTACGAGGTTCTGTTGGTGGTTTAAACAAACGTGACGTCCGTGCTCTGTCCGCTGCCAGAATCCTTCGTCTTTGATCCCTGTCATTTATAGGAAGGGTGAACATTGGTTACAACTTACAAAGTATATTTTCTGAaacacataaaataaataatagtgatgttttctactttttgttttttaatattacgatttttatgcttaaaggcactattcagacacctttggttatggTCAACAACCAttatactcacttggtgtatcccaacatgtgcataaaatagcaaatctgtaaacattttgactcaattggtcatcaaagttgtaaaagaacaatgaaagaaaaaacgctcttgtttcacaaatttgtgtgctttcacaaaCTTGATGCCTAAAAGGCTTCAAGTAAAACtaatctctttctcaaaaactatgagggagccgtttctcacaatgttttatactatcaatacaacagctctttttatttttatggtaacaatttcTTTATTTAGTATACTAACAGGGTCCAGTgcctgaaaacattttaatttttcaaatcattttacttgttgttaaagttgaaaacaaataattcaagAAACAACCAAAAACGCCATTTCCGTATTTCAAAAATTGCAAGTTGCCAGGGGTCAAAGGAAAGGGGGAAACGAAAGGATCgggaacaaaagaaaacaattgtacCTCTCCAATTTCTTAAGCAAAGTATATGGATCATCAAGTGTCTCAGTGTCCAAGTTAGTCTCTGCTTTTTCAAATTCCTTATCAATGAAACTGTCAATGTGATGTGAAGACGACAGGGAAAGCCTCCGTAACTGCTGCACGATGTCAAGCCGGCCGAGTCTCAGCAGAGAAGCAACTGCTGACTTCGGCATCACAGTCAAAGCAAACATGATGTTGATTGTAAGTTCTCTTCCAAGCAAATATACCTGTTTAGGAGAAGAGTGTTGTACGCATGAGTGTATTCAACCAACATTTTGTATGACATAGTTCAAGGTAGCCTAACTAAGATAATTCATGAACTTGAAGTGTAAACTAATTACTAGGTAAAAATTAGTGTGAAAATGTCATGGTTAGATTCAACTATCTTCAACTAAGTAAGATTCAACTTAAATAAAGTTTCTCTGGACTAACACAGTAAATTGTCATGGAAATcgtgaggaaaaaaaaaacatcttgaaaAATTATCTTGTCATTAATAAATAGATTGGAGGTTGAAATGTTCTATCTCGatcattataaatattaaattaaatttaaaaaaactgggATTGAGAACAAATAATCACTCCATGTCCATCCAGTGCAGTAAATTGTTATAAGTACAGGAAGGGTTTACACTGTTCCTTCCCTAAAAAACAATGGTCCACCCGCAGTCGTCGGTTGGCTGGGGacgaggggagggggggggtcgTGTCGTGACACTGACACTGACACAGCCGCAGCGCGCGTGGACTGGAGAGTGGAGggaatagtaataatagtaagtATTAATACATACATACGGCAATGACGATGTAATCGTAAAGGGGCAATTTGTCTTGCTCATGACCTTCTTTGTAAATCTTAAAATGcttatatcgtaggaggtcctgttttcgaggtgtccctaatatcgtggcaaatcttttacctctgtgtgcgcgatgtaaacagtccctagataaaaattgtgtggttttatttgccaagcaaagagtctcctcttctttgaccaaaacttagaaacacgtaaggctccactggtcatttgcacttgtaaatgcaaaaaagttggtattttaggcatttctacaaggtacaaaaatatgtcataatgttgaggccataaaaaaatatttgcccaccgaaaaagtttcatcaaacgctgcTTCAATtaacaattcatgatgatcaaaatcatgtgactgaatgttttgctgagcattcttaaagaaaaataccgaggcttaaagaagccttatatcattttctaatattttttgagatttttattttgtaaccctcgtatcaatactattatttatattaaaatttaaacatcagct
This genomic stretch from Asterias amurensis chromosome 9, ASM3211899v1 harbors:
- the LOC139941356 gene encoding neugrin-like, giving the protein MFALTVMPKSAVASLLRLGRLDIVQQLRRLSLSSSHHIDSFIDKEFEKAETNLDTETLDDPYTLLKKLERDQRRRILAADRARTSRLFKPPTEPRTLSWDTIEQIRYLKQENGEEWTTKKLATSFGISRDLVIKVLKSKFSPTEKTRMKQNEKVNLLAGYLPEKATRKTKFTGTQRALESSFTKGQQGGKTRITLPASSNQFAPNQNTAKVQSAEKDTYPPQQRITDEKTVNKSALPAHSRAYSRKAPLQNNPRSKTYSQNVTLEEKKNLTISDKYSLVDTRARGKKSFNGTNKFGLKYRTEVELQESEVEEELNIDMEKPETYMYVTEESGPPKIIQRGNEFFDENGEFLYRL